From the genome of Triticum aestivum cultivar Chinese Spring chromosome 3B, IWGSC CS RefSeq v2.1, whole genome shotgun sequence, one region includes:
- the LOC123066654 gene encoding uncharacterized protein: protein MVLWMHGVVAEELLDVVASPDSTAYDIWTQLHVLFMDNQPGRAVILGAEIRNLVQGDLFIAEYSRRLKSLADALEDVGEHISDQALTLQLICGLNRKFQIMATLLPMQSPFPSFVQARSRLLMKEISANERARLDGRSKLPAVALTIGHAPSGGPSPPLIADQAATPPTRARGPLHLPQATGVVARAGVGAVVVAAAAASRLVALPLDAAPLQPGRSPRLASSLHTAPSSQACLHHGPLGLRQTPLAS from the coding sequence ATGGTGTTGTGGATGCACGGCGTCGTCGCCGAGGAGCTCCTGGACGTCGTGGCGTCCCCGGACAGCACCGCCTACGACATCTGGACCCAGCTCCACGTCCTCTTCATGGACAATCAGCCGGGCCGCGCCGTCATCCTCGGCGCCGAGATCCGGAACCTCGTCCAGGGCGACCTCTTCATCGCCGAATACAGCAGGAGGCTCAAGTCCCTGGCCGACGCTCTCGAGGACGTCGGCGAGCACATCTCCGATCAGGCCCTCACGCTCCAGCTCATCTGTGGCCTCAACCGCAAGTTCCAGATTATGGCGACGCTCCTCCCGATGcagtcgccgttcccctccttcgTGCAGGCCCGTTCTCGCCTCCTCATGAAGGAGATCTCCGCCAACGAGCGGGCTCGGCTAGACGGCCGTTCGAAACTCCCCGCCGTTGCACTCACCATCGGGCACGCCCCGAGTGGCGGCCCCTCTCCCCCCCTGATCGCGGATCAGGCAGCGACTCCGCCAACAAGGGCAAGGGGCCCGCTGCATCTCCCCCAGGCGACAGGGGTAGTGGCTCGCGCGGGCGTGGGTGCGGTCGTGGTCGCGGCCGCGGCGGCCAGTCGTCTGGTGGCGCTCCCGCTGGACGCAGCGCCGCTCCAGCCGGGCCGCAGCCCCCGACTGGCTTCTTCGCTCCATACGGCGCCTTCCTCCCAGGCCTGCCTGCACCACGGGCCCCTTGGGCTGCGCCAAACGCCGCTGGCGTCCTAG
- the LOC123066655 gene encoding uncharacterized protein — MLVLETLFRTEQVERAWLPRQSLVKQVVRQQRRVKFQKKKRRRVVLSSIGAMSLRTAMKPEAWTTTGEEGEEQWDQDEREVLEFEEEAWKISAKGGESSTVKLAGEESFSEHDPAGAVIMDDVPSFLR, encoded by the exons ATGTTGGTTCTTGAAACTTTGTTCAGAACAGAGCAGGTAGAGCGTGCATGGCTCCCGCGGCAGTCGTTGGTGAAGCAAGTGGTAAGACAACAACGACGGGTGAAGTTTCAGAAAAAAAAAAGACGACGGGTGGTGCTGAGCAGCATAGGGGCGATGTCACTGAG GACGGCCATGAAGCCGGAGGCGTGGACCACGACCGGCGAGGAGGGTGAAGAGCAGTGGGATCAAGACGAG CGTGAGGTGTTGGAGTTTGAGGAGGAAGCATGGAAGATCTCCGCAAAAGGCGGGGAATCTAGCACGGTCAAACTGGCGGGTGAGGAGAGCTTCAGCGAGCACGATCCAGCGGGTGCAGTCATTATGGACGATGTACCATCCTTCTTGCGATAG